AAGCTCTTTTTTATAAATTAAATTATCTCCACCATATTTTAGCTTATAGATAAGTTCAAAATATTTATTTGACTTATTTTCAAATATTCTATTCGGATTTTTAAATATAACTGAGCCTTTTAATCCGGATAATTTAATATTGTTATCATAAATAATTTTATTAGAACAATCTATCAATCTTCTTTTTAACGAATCTAATTCAAATTTACTAGCATAAATCATTTCATTAGAGGAGCTTAATAATCTAGACTTTAAATTATCTAGATCCATTGCTTTTTTCTCATAAATCATCTCTGGATAGATAAATAAATTTCTATCTTTAATTTTCTCTAATTTTTCCCCATTATCCTCTTGTTTTTTATTAATCGATTTATTTGCTCTTTGATTTAGATTATTCAAACTATCTTTTACTTCATTTATTTCAGGTACTGCAAGTTCCCCTGCTGCAGTTGGTGTTGGAGCTCTTAAATCAGCTACAAAATCCGCTATAGTAAAATCAATATCATGTCCAACTGCACTTATTATTGGAGTGTCACAGTGAAAAATAGTCTTTGCTACACTTCTTTCATTAAAAGACCATAAATCTTCAATGCTTCCTCCACCTCTAGCAACAATTAAAGTATCTAAATCAAATTGACTATCTGCAGTATAAATTTGTTTAACTATATTATTCATAGCCATATTTCCTTGAACTAATGAAGGAAAAAGAATTATTTCACATAAAGGCCATCTACGTTTAATTGTGGTTATTATATCCCTAATTGCCGCTCCCTCAGGAGATGTTACAACACCTACTTTTTTTGGAAACTTAGGTATTTCTTTTTTATGAGCCTCATCAAACCAACCTAATTCTTTTAATTCTATTTTAAGTTGTTCAAATGCAATATGTAAATCCCCTAAACCATCTTCACTAAGTTTATTAACATATAATTGGTATATTCCATATTGATAGTAAACCTCCACTTTACCTCTAATTAAAACTTTCATACCATTTTTAGGTTTGAATTTAAGTCTACTAGCAACACGATAATACATAACTGCAGGAATTATAGTATTTTCATCTTTTAGCTTAAAATAACAATGCCCAGATGAAATATTTTGCTTAAAATTAGATATTTCTCCCCTTACAAAAACTTTTCTCAGATTAGAATCTCTTTTTAAAACTTTAGATATATGATTTGTAAGTTCAGTTACTGAAATATATTCCTCTTCCATTACATAACCCCATATTTTAATACAAAGTTTATAGAATTACTTATTTATAAATATTTGCTTTTTTATAAAGTTTCTCTAATTATATGATGATTTTATAAAAATACCAAACCAAATAAAACTAAGAACTTTTAATGAGTTTATAAAAATACTAAATCAAATAGAACTAAGAAACTAAAAATAGATTTTATAAAAAATTATTAAAAATAAAAAAAGCTAAATAAAATAATTAAACATGAGGAATATCTGTATAATCTGATATTTCACTGTTGAAAGTAGTGAGATTATCTAAAGATAAATCATGAATATCCTCATGACCTGTAATTCTTGCAAATGTTTTAATTTCTTCTAAAGAAACATTTAAATAATTATATAC
The DNA window shown above is from Methanobrevibacter olleyae and carries:
- the xseA gene encoding exodeoxyribonuclease VII large subunit, with translation MEEEYISVTELTNHISKVLKRDSNLRKVFVRGEISNFKQNISSGHCYFKLKDENTIIPAVMYYRVASRLKFKPKNGMKVLIRGKVEVYYQYGIYQLYVNKLSEDGLGDLHIAFEQLKIELKELGWFDEAHKKEIPKFPKKVGVVTSPEGAAIRDIITTIKRRWPLCEIILFPSLVQGNMAMNNIVKQIYTADSQFDLDTLIVARGGGSIEDLWSFNERSVAKTIFHCDTPIISAVGHDIDFTIADFVADLRAPTPTAAGELAVPEINEVKDSLNNLNQRANKSINKKQEDNGEKLEKIKDRNLFIYPEMIYEKKAMDLDNLKSRLLSSSNEMIYASKFELDSLKRRLIDCSNKIIYDNNIKLSGLKGSVIFKNPNRIFENKSNKYFELIYKLKYGGDNLIYKKELKLLEYKNSFIFKNPKKLFEDKSGKYLKIKARLEYGSKNLLRDKKEDLKELKDSRIIKNPESILDKKIIYLGKYIDKLTVLDPLLTIKRGYTVSRVNGKVISKSKDLKVDDEVEIEFSDGKVNTKVI